The following is a genomic window from Spirosoma foliorum.
AAAGCCCGATGCTTACCTATCCGGGCATCTTAGACTACTGGAGCGGCTAGAACAACCGATTGTCTTGATGCTGGAGCGGGTTCTTGCTTTCGAGGAAGTGGCCCGACTTAGTGAGCAACTCAAACGGGAAAACAACTACCTACAGGAAGAGGTAAAAACATTAGCCAATTTTGAAGAGATCATTGGTCGTAGCCAACGACTGTTGCGCGTTTTTGACCAGGTTACCCAGGTTGCCAATACCAACACGACGGTGCTTATATTAGGCGAAAGTGGGACTGGAAAGGAGTTAATTGCCCGCGCGCTGCATAACCTGTCATCCCGGAAAGACAAGATTCTGGTTAAAATCAACTGTGCGGCTTTACCAGCTAACCTGATCGAATCGGAGCTTTTTGGCCATGAGAAAGGCGCGTTTACCGGCGCTTTTGAAAAGCGAATTGGCAAGTTTGAACTGGCGCAGGGAGGAACTATTTTTCTGGATGAAATTGGCGAGATGCCGTTGGAATTACAGGCCAAACTACTGCGTGTACTTCAGGAGAAAGAGATCGAACGAGTGGGAGGGAAGATCCCCATAAAAACGGATGTGCGCGTCGTAGCCGCAACAAACCGGTATCTGGAAAAAGAAGTAGCCGAAGGGCGTTTTCGGATGGATCTGTACTTTCGATTAGCTACGTTTCCAATTACCTTACCCTCCTTACGAGAACGACCGGGTGATATACCCCTGCTGGCCCAATTTTTTGCCCAGCGATCTGCCCGTAAACTAGGCAGGCCGTTTCACGGTATCAGTGAAACGGTATTAAATGAGCTAATCAATTACAGTTGGCCAGGTAATATTCGGGAGTTGGAAAATGTGATTGAACAGGCCGTCATTATTAATGATGGCCAATCACCGCTGACCTTGGGCCGCCCATTGATCAACAGCCTATTTTCCACGACTTTATCAAGTCCTGTGATTCACTCAGATGCCAGTTTTAAACCAGGGAATTCAGCCCCAAAGGATTTACAGGACGTTAAACAGATTCAGCAGGAAACAGAACGGGAATACATTCTGGCCATTCTAAAACAAACAAACGGTCGAATTCGGGGGAATGGTGGAGCCGCTGAATTGATGAACTTAAAGCCGACAACACTTGAATATCGAATGGAAAAACTGGGGATTCGAAAAGTGCTTTCCGCTCAACCACCAGGATCCTCATCTGGGATTAATTAAGGCGCTGGGACTCATGAAGCAGTACATTTTCCTGGCTATTTGGATGCTAGTCGCGATATCGACTAAAGCCCAATGGGCAACCTACCAGATTGACAGCTTACGGCGAGTAGTCAACGCTAGCAAAGCGGATACCCATCGCGTGAACGCATTACTTGCGTTGAGTCAATGCTACGTCCTTAAACCTGGAGAAACAGCGCATGATTTAGATACAGCGCTACAAATGAGTCTACAAAGCAGCCGATTAGCTCAATCGCTGCATTACTCCGCCTGCCAGGGAGAGGCTGCGTATACCTTATTCCTGATCTGGCTGGAAAAAGGAGACAGCCCTAAGGCTAAGCGATATGCTCAACTAGCCATTGAGTATTTTTTACGCGCTAAAAAGTGGAACCAGCTAGGCTATGTGTACATGAACCAGGCGCGTTTTTTTACGCTTGAAGGAAACGAGCTACCTCAGAAGATTCTATTTTATGAAAAAGCGTTAAGTTATTTTACAAAGGCCGATGATAAAGTGAAAATGGCTGACTTGTATAAAGAGCTTTCCGATCTCCACCAAATACAGGAACATTATGCCTTAGCCCTGAGCGAATTACAAAGTGCACTTACGTTATTTCGTACCATTGGCCACACCGATTTAGCTACGGTGTATGATCTGCTCGGCTTCGTATCGGCCAAACTTGGTGATTACAAAGAAGGCCTGGCTTATGGCCTACTGGCCGTTCGAGCCGCTGAAGCCGCGCAGGATAGTTCGCTGACACTTTGTACTATCTACAACCGGGTTGGGCTTACGTATTACGGAATGGGCCAGTATAAACAGGCAAAAATCTATTTCCAGAAATCGCTGGCAATTGCCTTAAAACACAACAATAACGCCTATATTCTTCACCTGGTGGGTAACTTATCTGATTTACTTCTTCAGCAACATAAACCCAGAGAGGCCCTCCATTTTTTACGGCAAAAATCCCAGCAGTATCCACCAACAACTGCCGAAAGTGAGCTTTTAGTCGACTTTCGACTGGTGGCAATTTATGCCGAGTTAGGGCAATTTAAACAAGCCCAGGCGTACTGCGATAAGACATTAGATTTACTGGCCAACAAGGGGATAGGCAGTTTAGGACGCGCCCGGATTTATCAGGCGGTTATCAACTTTTTTATCCAAAGCAGGCAGTTTCAGCAGGCACGTCGCTATTTGGCGATCAACGAAGCACGGTGCCAGCAAAATGGGTCTATTATGGCGCTGGCCAAAAATCATTTACAATGGTTCAAACTGGACTCGACCCAGGCTAACTACTTTCCAGCCATTCGGCATTACGAACGCTATAAAGTTTTACAGGACTCCTTATTAAACACCACGAAAAGCCGACAGATTGCCCAATTAGAAATTGAGTTTGAAAGCGAAAAGAAAGACCAGAATTTAAAAGTAAGCCAGCAGAGTATTCAAGCCCTGACGAAGCAAAGCCTATTGCAGCAAACGCAATTACAACAGGCACGAACCATTCGAAATGGTATTGTTGCCGGTACCATCATGTTGATTTTACTGTTGGGGCTTAGCTATAACCGGTATCACCTCAAACAACAAAGCAATAAACTCCTGGAAGCCAAGCAACTGGAGATCAACCAAAAAAATGAATCCCTTCAAAAAGCCGTCCATGATCAGGAGCACTTACTACGCGAACGGGAATGGATGCTTCGGGAGATTCATCACCGGGTTAAAAACAACCTGCAAATAATTACCAGCCTGCTACATTCACAGTCTACTTTTCTTAAAGATCAGGCAGCGTTGGCGGCTATTCGCGAAAGTCAGAACCGGGTGCATGCCATGGCCTTGATCCATCAGAAACTGTATCAATCCAATCGATTGTCCAGCATTCCGATGGCTGAATATATCAATGAGATCGTTGATTACCTTATGGGTACATTTGACCAAAATGCCAGCATTAAAAAACAGATTATCGTAACTCCCGTCGATCTGGATGTTACCTTGGCCGTTCCGCTGGGCCTGATCATCAATGAAGCCATCACGAACTCGTTGAAATATGCGTTTCCTCCCGATCGGAGTGGAGCCATTCAAGTGGAACTTAAACAACTGGATTATAAGTGTTACTGGCTGTTAATCAGCGATGATGGCATTGGCTTACCAACGAATTTGAATCCAGCCCGAAGTCGTACACTGGGCATGAGCCTGATAAGAGGGCTTAGCAAACAACTTGGCGGGGAGCTGCAAATTAGCCAACTCAATGGCGTTCAAATTAGTCTGACCTTTACGGCAGAAAAAGTCGTGCAGCCGGATTTGGTTGACGCTTAACTTTTTAATTAGGTGTACCGTGAATTAGTAGCCAGCGTAAAATTACGTGCGTTGCCATCAGATTTTATCGAACTCATGTAATGTCTACCAAGCTATTTCTTTTGCCGCGAATTAATAAGTTAATGGGCCAGCATTCGGCAAGAATCGCTTGTTTATGCATATTGGTGATTGGTTGCCAATGGGTAGCGCCTTTACCTGCTTTAGCGCAAAACATTACCCGGCACATGGCTAATCAGCTAATGACCAGGTTGCAAAAAAATACAGCCGATACAACCCGACTTTCTACGCTACTTGAACTTGGTAAATTTCAGATATACAAAGCGGGTGAGGTAAAAACTGATTTAGACAGTGCGATACGCTATTTACAGCAGGCAGAAGAGTTAAGTAATGCGTTGCACCAGGTAAAAGAAAAGCACCAGTCAGAATGTCTATTGACCATTGCCTATATAGAGCGGGGAGATTTTAAGATGACAAGGGCTATTTTTTCTAAACTAATTACTGACTGCCAACAAACAGGAGATAAAGAAACCGAAGCCGACGCCCACTACAGATTCGCCACTGCTCAGCGGTACATCACCCGGAATTATCCCCTGGCAATTGCTCAATATCGCCAGGCAGCATCTATCTATAAAGAACTGAAGAATCCAGAAAAAGAAATTCAGATGGTTGAGCAGATTGCCGGTCTCCATGCGGATCTGGGAGAGCTGGATGTAGCTGAAGGCGAATTTCTGACTGTTTTGCACCGGTATAAAGCGATCAACTATGCTAAACTTCATTACGTCTATAGTTGGTTAGCTAGTGTTAGTCGGTTAAAAGGAAATTTTGAGAAAGGCCTTTTTTATTCGTTTCAATGCCTGGAAAGTATGAACAGAACCCAGGATACATTGGCTGCCGCCAGCTTTTATGGAACTATTGCTGAAGTTTATATGGAGCTGGGAAAACAGGAACAAAGCATTTACTGGTTCAAAAAAACGCTTCAGCAATGGCGACTGGGAAAGCTACCAAACTATTCATTGTATTATTCGGCAAGCCTGATTGTACAGGATTTGATCAAGCACCACAAAACACCGGAAGCCCTTCGTTTAATTGTAAACCTTATTAAAGAAATTCCTCCCGTTACAAACATTCAACGAGGGTGTATTGCCCAAACATTTGCGTATTGTTATGATGATTTGCGTACGTATAAGCAGGCCGAGAAATACTATCTAGAGGCAATTGGCTGGTATAGTCAATCGGGGAATGATTTTGAAATGGCACAGAAAGCCCCCAAAGAGGTCGGCGAATTTTACCTGAATCATAACGATTATAAAAAAGCGGGATTTTATTTGCGAAAAGCACTCGCTTTTTCGCCCCAGAAAAACGCCCCATCCACGCTAAAGGATATTCACTTTATGCTCTTTAAAGTCGATTCCACGGAGGGGAATTACCTATCGGCCATTCGCCATTTTCGCCAGCATAAAGCGTTAAATGATTCGCTTTTTAACGAAACTAAATCAAGGCAGTTTGCGGAGCTGGAAGTTCGAAATGCTACGGCCCAAAAAGAACAACAAATTCAGCGTCAGCAGCTTGAACTGGAAAAAGGGGAGACGATGCGCAATGGTATACTGGCAGGCGCAATGCTACTTTTAGGCTTACTGGGTATAAGCTATAATCAGTACCGCCTAAAACAACAAAGTAATAAACTGCTGGAAGCTAAACAGCTGGAAATCAACCAAAAAAATGAATCCCTTCAATCGATCCTGAACGAGAAAGATACGCTGCTGAAAGAAAAGGAAGACCTGCTGGAGGAAAAAGAGTGGATGCTGAAAGAGATTCACCATCGGGTTAAAAACAATCTACAGATTATTACGAGTTTACTCCATTCGCAAGGGGTTTATTTGAAAGACAAAGCCGCGCTTTCAGCCATTCAGGAGAGTCAGAACCGGGTACATGTGATGGCCTTAATCCATCAAAATCTCTACCAGTCAGATCGTCTGGCAACGATTCCGATGGCTGAGTATATCGAGGATATCGTTGATTACTTACTGGTAACGTTTGCCCGGCAGGATTCTGTCCTGAAAAAAATAGCCGTCGTGCCAATCAATCTGGATGTTATTCTGGCGGTTCCACTTGGCCTTATCCTCAATGAAGTCGTTACCAATTCGTTGAAGTACGCCTTCCCTGCCGGTCAAAAAGGAACCATTAGCATTGAGCTTGTTAAGTTGACTAATCAGATATATCGACTCACGATCAGTGATAATGGGATTGGCTTCCCCCCCGATTTAAACCCCAACCGAAGTCGTACGTTAGGCATGAGCCTAATTCGAGGGCTCAGTAAACAACTTGGCGGAAAGCTTCAGATCAATCAGGATTCAGGTGTGGAGATTAGTCTGCTATTTACTGAAGAAAAAGTTGGATTGACAGGTCTAGCTAGTACCTAATAAAAGCATTGCTCATGTAAAGAAATGGCTATCAGCCAAATTCGTTCCTACTCCAATGCACAAGCCCGCCTTTCTGATCGACAACATTTAGAACGGATGGCCTAAAGTGGTTCAGGTGAAACTGAATGATAGGAGCAAGACGAGCCTGCGTGAGTTTACCGTGAAATTGCTGCCCGCCAATGAACAATGTGGGCGAAGAGCGAACACCAGACAAATGACCTAGCCGCCAGTCAGTTTTGATCTGGTTGTATAGTTGATCATCCAACAAATCGTGCAGAAACTGGATCTGCTCTAATTCTAGTGCTGATGCCAATCCTATCAGGGAAGCGCAATTAATGAGCGGTTGGGTAAATAGAGCTGAATACATTGGCCAGAATTTTCCTTGTCGTCTTGCCGCTTCGGTGGCCACGGCAGCTAGTAACGATTGATCACTTGCCAGATCAGGAAAGTGACGGTAGGAATAGACAATCGGGTGCCCCCTTGAACTGATCCAGTATGGAGCCAATAACCTTTCGAATTTCCTGGCTCCTGTAGCATAAGCAATCCCCGAATTCGACCAGTTCAACTGCACCTGTTACAGGGCCAGTTTCCATTAAGTTAAGCGAAGCGTCCATAAAGATAGCAATGAGTTAAACTCGTGAGAATTCGTTCTGCCAAGCGACATACTGGTTTCAACTCAGAAAATGCACCTGACCTACTGTAAACAACCCTACTCCTAGAGATCGGATAAGGCAATTGACTAACTCAAGGAAGATTGTAAATAGCTACTTCTGACGCGGCTTGGTACGAGTAGGCGTCGTCGATATTCCGTGGGCGTCGTTTGATAATACCGTTTGAAGAGTTTATTAAGATGGCAGATATCAGTAAAGCCAAATTCATCTGCAATCTGCGAGATACTCATACTACTGAGTCGTAACCTGGTTTCAACGAGCTGAAGCTTATAGCGGATAATATACTGATTGATCGATTCGCCAGCCTGTTGCTTAAACAGCGCACACAAATGACTTTGAGAGTAGTTGAATGCATCGGCTATCCTGTCCATTCGTAGCTGATCGGGCATCGTTATATGATGGCTGATGTACGTACCAATTCGCTGCATAAGTGAAGCCGCCATTACGCTGGATGATCTGACTCCCTGGTGCTCAACCAACTGGCGATCAATTAAACTCAAAATCGTTTTCATCAGTGTCTCAACGATTTGATTAGAAACCAGTTGCCGAAGGTTGTTCTGTTCCGCTAAAATTATGTCGACCAGCGCATTCAGATTTTGCTGCTCTGTAGGATCGGTAATTAGACTACCCGCTAGATGCTGAGTTGTGGTTTGGCCTCTTTCCCTTATCTGTAACCAGGAATCAGTTCCTAGTGTGGTTAACCTGCCCATGTACAGCTCCGTGAAGGAGAGACAGCAAAAACAGGTCTTTTGGTCGACTACTAAATAATGGTTGTCTAAAGGTCCCAGTAAAAACACATCGCCAGCCTGGTAAGAAAATCGATTGCCATTAATTATGTGCTGACCACTTCCTTTCCGAATCAGGATTAATTCAAAGTGATTATGGTCATGAATGGGGTAAGACCATTGGCTAGTTTCAAGGAGTTGAATAGTCAGGAGTTCATGTTGGATGTTACGTTTCATAAGGGTAGTAGTTCTGGATGGAGGTGTATGGAATCAACCACTATGAACTACTATACCAATAAAATGCCAATCTGGAAACGCCTTACTACTACCAGTAAAAATTAAGTTAAATTAATGATTATCAGATATTTGTCTATTTGTAAGTTTTAAAGTCTACCTCCAAATAAACTGGAGAGTCCATACTATTTGGAGGTAGACTTTGGAGTTACTGTTCCGCTGTATCGCTACTTAAGATGCGCTCGTAGCATCCAGGCTATTTTTTCGTGCTTCTCCATCAGGCCGGTAATGTAGTCACTCGTGCCTGCATCTTTATGGGCCTCGGCGAACTCATCAATATTGGCACGGATGAAGTCAATGATACTTTCATGGTCATTCAGCAGTTTTTTGATCAAACTACGGCTGTCATTGCCATCCTCATCCTGTTCCGTCAGGTGGGTGAGTTGGAGAAAATTTTTCAGTGTGGCAGGCGCGTAGTGCCCTAACTGGCGAATGCGTTCGGCTACGTCATCGACAATCTCGGCCGACTGATTATAAAGTTCTTCGAAATACAGATGAACCGAATGGAAGTCCATGCCTTCCAGATTCCAGTGCGCGTTTAACGTTTTGGTGTACAGCACAAACTCATCAGCCAGTAGTTTGGCTAATTGATGGGCAACAACTTCCCGGTTTTCAGCCGAGATACCTATTGAGGTTTTCATGAATGGTGGTTTTAAAATGAATGGAAAATTGAGACTGATTTGCTAATCGTTAGAGGTGGTTTTCATTATTTCCGCCGGAATGGTGTTCGGATTGGTTGCCGTTTTATAGGCGTCGAATACATCATACTCATTGTGATGTTAACATAACGTGAATTATGACCGATTTACAAATAGCATGATACTCGTTTTTTGTCATCCCGACGCCAGGAGGGATCTTCGGTAAGTAACCGTTTGCCGAAGATCCCTCCTGGCGTCGGGATGACAAAAAACAATACTATAAATAGCTAAAAATCAGCTAATAAATCCAGATTTTATCCATAATTCACGTTAACATAGGAAGAGACTTTTCAATACGCTCCCGAGAGGATTCGTACTGCTTCGGGAGTTTTAGGTGACTGCCCAGTTCCTGCAACGGTTCGTCGACGGTAAAGCCAGGGTTATCGGTAGCGATTTCAAACAAAACCCCACCTGGTTCGCGGAAATAAAGGGAGAAGAAATAATCCCGATCAATTTTTGGGGTTATCTGCAACCCCTTGCTTAGAATTTTCTCCCGAAATTCCATCTGGATGGTATCATTGGCGACCCGGAAGGCAACGTGATGCTTGGTTCCTGCGGCATTTCGGCCAATAACCCCAGTTGGTTCTTCGAGTAAATCAACAATTGAGGCTGTGGAAATAGCATCCGTACTGAACCGATACCGATTGCCTTCCTGCGCTTGTAAAGTATAGCCAAAAATATCGGTTAAGACTCGGGCGGTCGCTTCAATTTTTTGTAGGCTCAGTGTAACACTATGAAAGCCCTGCGTTGCCATATCCTGCTTAATATCTTCCGTTTCCCAGGCTGTTCGCTCATCTGCATGCTGAATCAACGAAATTGAGAGTCCATCCGGATCGGTAAAGGGCAGATAGGTTTGGCCAAATCGCTCGGCTTGTTCCCCCATTGACACCCCGAACTCCCTGAATCGTCCTGCCCAGTTATCCAGGCTGCCGGGTGGTACTGAATAGCCGATTTCGGTCGCCATACCTACCCCGTTTATACCTGGCCCAATGCCTTCCCAGGGAAAAAAGGTAAGGATGGTGCCGGGCGTTCCGTTTTCGTTGCCATAGTAGAAATGATAGGTGCCAGGATCATCAAAATTGACGGTCTTTTTTACCATCCGTAATCCCAGCACATGGGTATAAAAATCATAATTCCGTTGAGCGTTATTGGCAATTGCCGTGATGTGATGAAGTCCTAAAATTCGGTTGTCCATACCTGTTTAGTCTATTTCAATAATCAATAAGCGGATTCTGCGTAAACGATTTACCTAATTCTAATTGCCTGATCATGTTCTTTTGCCAAAAACCGAAGCTCCCGCTCCCAACTAAACTCTGCCTATTTTAAGAGCGGGAGTCTTGTCCATTGTTACATTGTTACATCGACTTTACTTTTTTGGCAGCTTCCAAAATGAACGCTGCTACTTTCTCCGGCTGAGCCAGCATGGCGACGTGGCTGGATTTTAATTCAAGGGTAGTAGCCTTTAGTTTCCTGGCCAGCGTCCGTTCCAGATCCGGATTAATCATGCGGTCATTCGCGGCCACCACGTACCAGGAAGGTTTGGTTTTCCAGGCTGCTTTGGCGATTTTCTCTTTCAATGCCGTGAACGCCTGTGGCCCCTGAGTCGCCACCAGTAGCTTCCGCTCCGATTCGGGTAAATCCTGCGCAAAATCTTCGTTGATCCCTTTGGGTGACATGCTGACGAAGCCATAGGCATCTGGTCTGATCTGGTCATTGCCGGGTGTGGATGCTGCCGTCTGGACCAGTTCTAAAAACGACTGACCTTCATCCGGCGCAGCTGCGGCTACATAAACCAGCCCGGTTACCTTATCATGGTTTCCTGCTTCGGTAATGACCACCCCGCCCCAGGAATGCCCCACGAGTAAAACCGGACCATTCATTAAGTCAATAGCTCGTTTGGTAGCTGCTACATCGTCGCCTAGTGAGGTAAGCGGATTTTGTACCGCTATGACGTTGAGTCCTTTAGCCTCAAGCAACGGAATTACTTTATTCCAGCTTGAGCCATCGGCCCACGTGCCGTGAACGAGTACTATATTTTTTACACCGGCAGCTGATGCCTGAGCCAAACCGTTTTGGGTTGATGAAAGCGTTATGATACTAGTGAATAGTGCGCTCCAAATGACGCGGTTTATTGTCTTCATGATTATTGATGATTATGCATGATAGGATATATTGATATAGGTTTGGTA
Proteins encoded in this region:
- a CDS encoding sigma 54-interacting transcriptional regulator, whose translation is MQPLGNPSLSSALSCKILIVEDEYIIANDLELILSEAGYPVIGVADSVAEALALMDQEKPDIVLLDIYLKGKETGIDLAKQLEELSIPFIYISANDNKSVLEAVKATQPIGYIVKPFREKDILTALEISRYRHAHSVEMKLREEKALQIALTDALSAPGSWEQKLLNAAMILQSLVPFDFLSIQYQKKGTSKLFNYYRVGFDEYQIINLADIQQLTNVTPDHLLLVEMGAVIPGPVRYTEETFPTFCEQSRLCQFLAKNFRLESAMVMPLNVGLVDTFFISFLSRKPDAYLSGHLRLLERLEQPIVLMLERVLAFEEVARLSEQLKRENNYLQEEVKTLANFEEIIGRSQRLLRVFDQVTQVANTNTTVLILGESGTGKELIARALHNLSSRKDKILVKINCAALPANLIESELFGHEKGAFTGAFEKRIGKFELAQGGTIFLDEIGEMPLELQAKLLRVLQEKEIERVGGKIPIKTDVRVVAATNRYLEKEVAEGRFRMDLYFRLATFPITLPSLRERPGDIPLLAQFFAQRSARKLGRPFHGISETVLNELINYSWPGNIRELENVIEQAVIINDGQSPLTLGRPLINSLFSTTLSSPVIHSDASFKPGNSAPKDLQDVKQIQQETEREYILAILKQTNGRIRGNGGAAELMNLKPTTLEYRMEKLGIRKVLSAQPPGSSSGIN
- a CDS encoding tetratricopeptide repeat-containing sensor histidine kinase, translated to MKQYIFLAIWMLVAISTKAQWATYQIDSLRRVVNASKADTHRVNALLALSQCYVLKPGETAHDLDTALQMSLQSSRLAQSLHYSACQGEAAYTLFLIWLEKGDSPKAKRYAQLAIEYFLRAKKWNQLGYVYMNQARFFTLEGNELPQKILFYEKALSYFTKADDKVKMADLYKELSDLHQIQEHYALALSELQSALTLFRTIGHTDLATVYDLLGFVSAKLGDYKEGLAYGLLAVRAAEAAQDSSLTLCTIYNRVGLTYYGMGQYKQAKIYFQKSLAIALKHNNNAYILHLVGNLSDLLLQQHKPREALHFLRQKSQQYPPTTAESELLVDFRLVAIYAELGQFKQAQAYCDKTLDLLANKGIGSLGRARIYQAVINFFIQSRQFQQARRYLAINEARCQQNGSIMALAKNHLQWFKLDSTQANYFPAIRHYERYKVLQDSLLNTTKSRQIAQLEIEFESEKKDQNLKVSQQSIQALTKQSLLQQTQLQQARTIRNGIVAGTIMLILLLGLSYNRYHLKQQSNKLLEAKQLEINQKNESLQKAVHDQEHLLREREWMLREIHHRVKNNLQIITSLLHSQSTFLKDQAALAAIRESQNRVHAMALIHQKLYQSNRLSSIPMAEYINEIVDYLMGTFDQNASIKKQIIVTPVDLDVTLAVPLGLIINEAITNSLKYAFPPDRSGAIQVELKQLDYKCYWLLISDDGIGLPTNLNPARSRTLGMSLIRGLSKQLGGELQISQLNGVQISLTFTAEKVVQPDLVDA
- a CDS encoding tetratricopeptide repeat-containing sensor histidine kinase — encoded protein: MSTKLFLLPRINKLMGQHSARIACLCILVIGCQWVAPLPALAQNITRHMANQLMTRLQKNTADTTRLSTLLELGKFQIYKAGEVKTDLDSAIRYLQQAEELSNALHQVKEKHQSECLLTIAYIERGDFKMTRAIFSKLITDCQQTGDKETEADAHYRFATAQRYITRNYPLAIAQYRQAASIYKELKNPEKEIQMVEQIAGLHADLGELDVAEGEFLTVLHRYKAINYAKLHYVYSWLASVSRLKGNFEKGLFYSFQCLESMNRTQDTLAAASFYGTIAEVYMELGKQEQSIYWFKKTLQQWRLGKLPNYSLYYSASLIVQDLIKHHKTPEALRLIVNLIKEIPPVTNIQRGCIAQTFAYCYDDLRTYKQAEKYYLEAIGWYSQSGNDFEMAQKAPKEVGEFYLNHNDYKKAGFYLRKALAFSPQKNAPSTLKDIHFMLFKVDSTEGNYLSAIRHFRQHKALNDSLFNETKSRQFAELEVRNATAQKEQQIQRQQLELEKGETMRNGILAGAMLLLGLLGISYNQYRLKQQSNKLLEAKQLEINQKNESLQSILNEKDTLLKEKEDLLEEKEWMLKEIHHRVKNNLQIITSLLHSQGVYLKDKAALSAIQESQNRVHVMALIHQNLYQSDRLATIPMAEYIEDIVDYLLVTFARQDSVLKKIAVVPINLDVILAVPLGLILNEVVTNSLKYAFPAGQKGTISIELVKLTNQIYRLTISDNGIGFPPDLNPNRSRTLGMSLIRGLSKQLGGKLQINQDSGVEISLLFTEEKVGLTGLAST
- a CDS encoding DsbA family protein, with protein sequence MNWSNSGIAYATGARKFERLLAPYWISSRGHPIVYSYRHFPDLASDQSLLAAVATEAARRQGKFWPMYSALFTQPLINCASLIGLASALELEQIQFLHDLLDDQLYNQIKTDWRLGHLSGVRSSPTLFIGGQQFHGKLTQARLAPIIQFHLNHFRPSVLNVVDQKGGLVHWSRNEFG
- a CDS encoding AraC family transcriptional regulator, which codes for MKRNIQHELLTIQLLETSQWSYPIHDHNHFELILIRKGSGQHIINGNRFSYQAGDVFLLGPLDNHYLVVDQKTCFCCLSFTELYMGRLTTLGTDSWLQIRERGQTTTQHLAGSLITDPTEQQNLNALVDIILAEQNNLRQLVSNQIVETLMKTILSLIDRQLVEHQGVRSSSVMAASLMQRIGTYISHHITMPDQLRMDRIADAFNYSQSHLCALFKQQAGESINQYIIRYKLQLVETRLRLSSMSISQIADEFGFTDICHLNKLFKRYYQTTPTEYRRRLLVPSRVRSSYLQSSLS
- a CDS encoding Dps family protein, encoding MKTSIGISAENREVVAHQLAKLLADEFVLYTKTLNAHWNLEGMDFHSVHLYFEELYNQSAEIVDDVAERIRQLGHYAPATLKNFLQLTHLTEQDEDGNDSRSLIKKLLNDHESIIDFIRANIDEFAEAHKDAGTSDYITGLMEKHEKIAWMLRAHLK
- a CDS encoding ring-cleaving dioxygenase produces the protein MDNRILGLHHITAIANNAQRNYDFYTHVLGLRMVKKTVNFDDPGTYHFYYGNENGTPGTILTFFPWEGIGPGINGVGMATEIGYSVPPGSLDNWAGRFREFGVSMGEQAERFGQTYLPFTDPDGLSISLIQHADERTAWETEDIKQDMATQGFHSVTLSLQKIEATARVLTDIFGYTLQAQEGNRYRFSTDAISTASIVDLLEEPTGVIGRNAAGTKHHVAFRVANDTIQMEFREKILSKGLQITPKIDRDYFFSLYFREPGGVLFEIATDNPGFTVDEPLQELGSHLKLPKQYESSRERIEKSLPMLT
- a CDS encoding alpha/beta fold hydrolase produces the protein MKTINRVIWSALFTSIITLSSTQNGLAQASAAGVKNIVLVHGTWADGSSWNKVIPLLEAKGLNVIAVQNPLTSLGDDVAATKRAIDLMNGPVLLVGHSWGGVVITEAGNHDKVTGLVYVAAAAPDEGQSFLELVQTAASTPGNDQIRPDAYGFVSMSPKGINEDFAQDLPESERKLLVATQGPQAFTALKEKIAKAAWKTKPSWYVVAANDRMINPDLERTLARKLKATTLELKSSHVAMLAQPEKVAAFILEAAKKVKSM